One window of Luteitalea sp. genomic DNA carries:
- a CDS encoding FCD domain-containing protein: MPHGRPASVSKEDVTVRVLTTFKRLISEGTLRSGARLPAERELAEQFQVSRSSLRQALKVLEIIGVISQRVGDGTYLTSGASSVLGEPLEFLILLNGISFQELMEARIIVEPQLAARAAIHATAKDHAALRHEMEAMKASEGHHVLITQHDLEFHKIIFEAAGSRVCSMLFTVVHRSLQSLIEMTSHLVSVDHTLQFHQRIYAAIAQGNPEEARKRTAEHLADVNILLARVNERQQSLHLQNRISELAMQPTRLRARKR; this comes from the coding sequence ATGCCACACGGACGGCCAGCATCGGTCTCCAAGGAAGACGTCACGGTACGGGTACTCACGACGTTCAAGCGGCTCATCTCGGAGGGCACGCTTCGCTCTGGCGCCCGGCTGCCGGCGGAGCGCGAGCTGGCGGAGCAATTCCAGGTCAGTCGCTCATCGCTGCGCCAGGCACTGAAGGTGCTGGAGATCATTGGCGTGATTTCGCAGCGCGTGGGCGACGGAACGTATCTCACCAGTGGGGCCAGCTCCGTGCTCGGCGAGCCGCTGGAGTTCCTCATCCTGCTGAACGGGATCTCGTTCCAGGAGCTCATGGAGGCACGCATTATCGTGGAGCCTCAGCTCGCCGCGCGCGCGGCGATTCACGCGACGGCCAAGGATCACGCCGCGTTGCGCCACGAAATGGAGGCGATGAAGGCGAGCGAAGGGCATCACGTCCTGATCACGCAGCACGATCTGGAGTTCCACAAGATCATCTTCGAGGCCGCGGGGAGCCGCGTGTGCAGCATGCTGTTCACGGTCGTCCATCGGTCGCTCCAGAGCCTCATCGAGATGACCTCACACCTGGTATCGGTTGATCACACGTTGCAGTTCCACCAGCGCATCTACGCCGCGATTGCCCAAGGCAATCCGGAGGAAGCCCGCAAGCGCACGGCCGAGCACCTGGCCGACGTCAACATTCTGCTTGCCCGTGTCAACGAACGGCAGCAAAGCCTGCATCTTCAGAACCGGATCTCAGAGCTCGCGATGCAGCCGACCCGGCTGCGAGCGCGGAAGCGCTGA